In a genomic window of Opisthocomus hoazin isolate bOpiHoa1 chromosome 19, bOpiHoa1.hap1, whole genome shotgun sequence:
- the LOC104338630 gene encoding ectonucleoside triphosphate diphosphohydrolase 8-like — protein MFANKKHFITAIIGALVTLSIIALVLSLVKIEDVTLPPMVKYGMVFDAGSSHTSLFVYEWDSDKENDTGVVSQTLSCNVQGQGISSYANDPPKAGDSLRKCLDKALKVVPAAKQRDVPAYLGATAGMRLLRQQNSSAADQVLAEVAKTMQEYPMAFKGARILTGEEEGAYGWITINYLLDSFTKYSPRAHTWVHPEAASIFGALDLGGASTQISFMPEGSVINWNEASKFMLYGYNYSIYTHSYLCYGQNEMLKRLAKQLIVESSSSTRVDHPCYPKDYSENISLSSFRTSACTNQSDPRLTLDDRNVTLEGRGNATACLAAIKKLFNFSACGQSQDCTFDGIYQPPVSGKFMAFSAFYYNFKFLNLTEGQSLATVRETIEHFCTRGWEDLSSSYPEENPDRLPKYCANANYILTLLLDAYKFSETSWNNIFFQMKAGSSDVGWTLGYMLNLTNMIPAEVPARVKGHVPSLWAVAVTFIILTLTLGLAALLLLLWL, from the exons ATGTTTGCTAACAAGAAGCACTTCATCACTGCCATCATCGGGGCGCTGGTCACGCTCTCCATCATTGCCCTTGTTCTCAGCCTGGTGAAGATTGAAGATGTCACCCTGCCACCCATGGTTAAG TATGGGATGGTGTTTGATGCAGGCTCATCCCACACCTCTCTGTTTGTGTACGAGTGGGATTCAGACAAGGAGAACGACACCGGTGTGGTCAGCCAGACCTTGTCCTGCAACGTCCAGG GTCAAGGCATATCGAGCTATGCCAACGATCCCCCGAAAGCTGGTGATTCCCTAAGGAAGTgcctggataaagccctgaaggTTGTTCCTGCTGCAAAACAGAGGGATGTCCCAGCTTATCTTGGAGCAACGGCCGGCATGAGGCTACTGAG GCAACagaacagctcagcagcagatcAAGTCCTGGCCGAAGTCGCTAAAACTATGCAAGAATACCCCATGGCTTTCAAAGGGGCTCGAATCCttacaggagaggaggagggggcttACGGCTGGATCACCATCAACTACCTGCTGGACTCCTTCACTAAG TACTCCCCCAGAGCACACACGTGGGTTCATCCAGAGGCGGCCAGCATTTTTGGGGCACTGGATCTTGGAGGAGCATCCACTCAGATCAGCTTTATGCCCGAAGGTTCAGTGATAAACTGGAATGAAGCCTCCAAGTTCATGCTGTACGGATATAACTACAGCATCTACACGCACAGCTACCTCTGCTACGGGCAGAACGAGATGCTGAAGCGACTGGCAAAGCAATTGATTGTG GAGTCATCCTCCAGCACGCGAGTCGATCACCCTTGCTACCCAAAAGACTACAGCGAAAACATCTCGCTGTCTTCCTTCCGCACCAGCGCCTGCACCAACCAGAGCGACCCACGCCTGACCCTCGATGACAGGAACGTGACCCTGGAGGGCAGGGGCAATGCCACCGCGTGCCTGGCTGCCATCAAGAAGCTGTTCAATTTCTCGGCGTGTGGCCAAAGCCAGGACTGCACCTTCGACGGCATCTACCAGCCCCCAGTCAGCGGGAAGTTCATG GCCTTCTCCGCCTTTTACTATAACTTCAAGTTTCTCAACCTGACCGAGGGGCAGTCGCTGGCCACTGTCAGGGAGACCATCGAGCATTTCTGCACAAGAGGCTGGGAAGAC CTGTCTTCTAGCTACCCTGAAGAGAACCCTGACCGACTGCCTAAATACTGTGCCAACGCCAACTATATCCTCACACTCCTCCTCGACGCCTACAAGTTCAGCGAGACCAGCTGGAACAACATCTTCTTCCAGATGAAG GCGGGGAGCTCTGACGTCGGCTGGACGCTGGGCTACATGCTGAACCTCACCAACATGATCCCGGCGGAGGTTCCGGCGCGGGTGAAGGGGCACGTTCCTTCCCTGTGGGCTGTGGCTGTCACCTTCATCATCCTCACCCTtaccttggggcttgctgccctACTCCTGCTCTTGTGGCTGTAG
- the LOC104338629 gene encoding ectonucleoside triphosphate diphosphohydrolase 8, with protein MQSRLLRALGWSLAAVLGVLGVAVFLLVVTAVKDAALPTRSKYGLVFDAGSTHTALYIYRWPTDKENGTGIVSQVEACAVTGPGISSYADDPAGAGASLKPCLDKAMKIVPAEQQRQTPTYLGATAGMRLLREQNSTKAEQVFAEVARTIGEYPVDFRGAQILTGNEEGSFGWITVNYLLETLVECSFTGQWTHPPAEDTVGALDLGGASTQIAFLPGTTIDDSSTRAVLRLYGTSYSIYTHSYLCYGQKQALKMLMASLHQGSPSPQQISHPCYPEGYQENVTTAELYDSPCVRAPSTPSPAQVLTVTGTGDPVVCSMAIQRLFNFSCGANRTCGFNGVYQPPVRGQFFAFSGLYHSLHFLNLTGGQPLSSVNATIWQFCASSWDKVQKEFPTTNRTHLRDACAASSYALTLLLQGYKFNHTTWLNIRFVRQVANVDVGWTLGYMLNLTSMIPSETPQRVVGLQRSKWIAATVLLAVMLILIFCLLAVICCQKNSGYESL; from the exons ATGCAGTCGCGCCTGCTCAGGGCGCTGGGCTGGAGCTTGGCGGCCgtgctgggagtgctgggggtgGCCGTCTTCCTGCTGGTCGTGACCGCGGTGAAGGATGCTGCCCTTCCGACGAGGAGCAAA TATGGTCTGGTGTTCGATGCCGGCTCCACGCACACGGCTCTCTACATCTACCGGTGGCCCACGGACAAGGAGAACGGCACCGGCATCGTCTCCCAGGTGGAAGCCTGCGCTGTGACCG GACCCGGCATCTCCAGCTACGCAGACGAcccggctggggctggagccagcctgaagccctgcctggacaaggccaTGAAGATCGtcccggcagagcagcagcggcAGACCCCCACCTACCTGGGGGCCACAGCGGGCATGCGGCTGCTGAG GGAGCAGAACAGCACCAAGGCCGAGCAGGTCTTTGCCGAGGTCGCCAGGACCATTGGCGAGTACCCTGTGGACTTCCGCGGAGCTCAGATCCTGACGGGGAACGAGGAGGGCTCCTTCGGCTGGATCACCGTCAACTACCTGCTGGAGACCCTGGTCGAG TGCTCCTTCACAGGCCAGTGGACCCACCCGCCAGCGGAGGACACGGTCGGAGCTCTGGACCTCGGCGGGGCGTCAACCCAGATCGCATTCCTTCCTGGGACCACCATAGATGACAGCAGCACGAGAGCCGTCCTCAGGCTTTACGGCACCAGCTACTCCATTTACACCCACAGCTACCTCTGCTACGGGCAAAAGCAAGCCCTGAAGATGCTGATGGCATCCTTACACCAG GGCAGCCCGTCCCCCCAGCAGATATCGCACCCCTGCTACCCCGAGGGATACCAGGAGAACGTCACCACGGCAGAGCTCTACGACAGTCCCTGTGTCCGTGCACCGAGCACGCCCAGCCCTGCACAGGTCCTCACGGTGACGGGGACAGGGGATCCGGTGGTGTGCAGCATGGCCATCCAGAGACTCTTCAACTTCAGCTGTGGGGCCAACAGGACGTGCGGGTTCAACGGGGTTTATCAGCCGCCCGTGCGGGGACAGTTCTTC GCGTTTTCGGGGCTTTACCACAGCCTTCACTTTCTGAACCTGACTGGAGGGCAGCCCCTGAGCTCCGTCAATGCCACCATCTGGCAGTTCTGCGCCAGCAGCTGGGACAAG GTACAGAAGGAGTTCCCCACCACGAACAGGACCCACCTCCGTGACGCCTGCGCAGCCAGCTCCTACGCCCTCACCCTTCTCCTGCAAGGCTACAAATTCAACCACACGACGTGGCTTAACATCCGCTTCGTCCGGCAG GTCGCTAACGTAGACGTGGGCTGGACTCTGGGCTACATGCTCAATCTCACCAGCATGATTCCCTCGGAGACTCCCCAGAGAGTTGTAGGGCTCCAGAGAAGCAAGTGGATAGCAGCCACGGTTTTACTGGCCGTCATGCTCATcctcatcttctgcctgctcGCAGTCATATGCTGCCAGAAGAACTCCGGTTATGAGAGTCTCTAA